Within Quadrisphaera sp. DSM 44207, the genomic segment GCCGCCGACAGGCGCCCGTACAGCGGCAGCACCTCGGTGCCCCGCAGCGCCGCGCCGCCCAGGGCGTCGGCGGTGTCGCGGATCTCCCGCTCCCCGGAGAGGAAGACGAGGACGTCGCCGGGTCCCTCGGCGGCCAGCTCCTGGACGGCGTCCACGACGGCCTCGACCTGGTCGCGCACCACGGTGGTCGCCGGCCGGTCGTGGTCGGGGTCCTCCGCGTCGTCGTCCGCGTCGTCGTCCGCGTCGCTCGAGCCGCTGGAGGCGGTCGCGGCGGTGGGGACCTCCTCCACGAGCGGGCGGTAGCGGACCTGCACGGGGTAGGTGCGCCCGGAGACCTCGACGACGGGGACCTCGCCGGCCACGGCGGCGAAGTGCTCGGCGAAGCGGGCCGGCTCGATGGTCGCGGAGGTGACGACGAGCTTGAGGTCCGGGCGGCGCGGCAGCAGCCGGTGCAGGTAGCCGAGGAGGAAGTCGATGGTCAGGCTCCGCTCGTGGGCCTCGTCGACGACGATCGTGTCGTAGGCGCGCAGGTCGCGGTCGCGCTGGACCTCCGCGAGCAGGATCCCGTCGGTCATGAGCTTGACGAGGCTGTCGGGGCCGACCTCGTCGGTGAAGCGCACGGCGTAGCCGACGGCGCCGCCGACCCGGGTGCCCAGCTCCTCCGCGACGCGCTCGGCAACCGACCGCGCCGCGATCCGGCGCGGCTGGGTGTGGCCGACCATGCCGCGCACGCCGCGGCCGAGCTCGAGGCAGATCTTCGGCAGCTGCGTCGTCTTGCCCGAGCCGGTCTCGCCGGCGACCACGACGACCTGGTGGTCGCGGATCGCGGCGGCCAGGCCGTCGCGGCGCTGGCTGACGGGCAGCTGCTCGGGGTAGCGGATCGCCGGCACCGAGGCCCGCCGGCGGGCGACCTGCTCCTCGCTGGCGGCCACGGCGGCGGCGACGCTCGCCAGGGCCCGCTCGCGCTCGCGGGGGTCGCGGGTGCGGTGCAGGGCGTCGAGGCGCCGGCGCAGGCGCTGCTCGTCGCGCAGCATCACGCCCTCGAGCCGCTGCACCAGCGCCCGCGCGTCCAGCGGCGGGGCGAGGTCGACGGCCGAGGCGGTGTCCATGCTCAGGACAGCGTAGGCGCGCCCCGATCTCGTCCCGGTCCGCGCGCCCGTCGGCGCGGGGCTGCGACGGTGTCCTGCGGGGGAGGAGCCTCGCCGTCGCGTGTGGGGAGCGGCGCGCCGGGTAGGGCGGCGCCATGAGCGAGCAGGCGCAGAGCGGGCAGGGCAAGACCGGCGGGCTGCCGGGGGCGAACGCGGACCCGCGCACCGCGGAGCTGGCCGCGGACCAGGCGGCCGAGGTCATGCCGACGGAGGAGTCGGACACCCAGGCGCCGCGCGACCGGTGAGCGCTGCCGCACACTGGTGACGTGGCGGGGGCGGACGGCGCGACGCAGCGCGATCTGGAGCAGCTGACCGGGCTCGTCGCCGCCGGCCGCGTCCTCGTCCTCTCGGGAGCCGGCATGTCGACCGGCTCCGGCATCCCGGACTACCGCGGCCCGACCGGCGCGCTGCGACGCCACACGCCCATGACGTACCAGGAGTTCATCGGCGACCGCGAGGCGCGGCGGCGGTACTGGGCGCGCGGGTTCGTCGGCTGGCGCCAGGTCGCCGCCGCCCGCCCCAACCCGGCCCACGAGGCGGTCGCCGCGCTGCAGGAGCGGGGCCTCGTCGGCACGGTGGTCACCCAGAACGTCGACGGGCTCCACCAGGCCGCGGGGTCGCCGCTCGTGGTGGAGCTGCACGGCGCGCTCGACCGCGTCGTCTGCCTCGACTGCGGCGCTCTGCTGCCGCGCGCGCAGCTGGACCGGCGCCTGCGCGCGGCGAACGCCGAGTTCGACGCCCGCGCGGCCGAGCTGGTCGCGGGCCGGCAGGTCAACCCGGACGGCGACGTGGAGCTGCCCGAGGACGTCGTGCGCTGCTTCCAGGTGGTGCCGTGCCCGGTGTGCGAGGGCGGCGTGCTCAAGCCCGACGTCGTCTTCTTCGGCGAGAGCGTGCCGCGCGAGCGGGTGCGGCGCTGCTTCGACCTGCTGGCCTCGGCGCGCTCGCTGCTGGTCCTGGGCTCGTCCCTGACGGTGATGAGCGGGTACCGGTTCGTGCGGGCGGCGGCGAAGGCGGGGCAGCCGGTGGCCGTCGTCAACGCCGGCGCCACCCGCGGGGACGGCGAGGCGAGCCTGAAGGTCGACGCGCCGCTGGCCCCGACGCTGCAGGCGGTGCTGGCGGCGCTCGACGGCTCGGGTGCTGAGGGCGGCGGGGCAGTCGAGGGCGGCGAGGCAGTTGAGGGCGGCAGAGGCGTCGGGCGGCCCGGGCGCGGCGCCGTCCTCGCCGGCTGACGACCCTGACGGCGCCGCGCCGCAGACGCGGGACCCGCCCGGCGCTCCTGGCCGGGCGTGAGGTGTCACGGGTGGGGGTGCGGAGGTCCCCCGCACCCCCACCCGTGACACCTCGAGGGCGGCCACCGCGGGAGAGGTGCAGGGCGCGCGGAGCCGGTGCCTCAGTCCTGCAGCACCGCCGCCTGCAGCCACTCGTCGGGGATGCCGAACCCGGCGACCAGGCGCGAGGCGTGCGGGCGCAGCTGCGCGCACAGGTCGTTCACGGCCCGCACGAGGGCCTTCGAGCGCGCCGGGGTGATCCAGCCGCGCTCGAGCAGCCAGGCGCGGTCGGCCTCGAGGTCGGCGAGCACGTGCAGGTCGAGGGTGCGCGAGAGCAGCGCCCTCGCCTGCGGGTCCTGACACGCCCGCACCGCGCGGTCGAACGCCTCGGCGACCTCCCGGGCCACGTGCGCGCGAGCGGCCAGCACGAGGTGGTCCTGCACGTCGTTGCTGATCGTGAAGGCGTCGGCGCCGGCCTTCTTCGCCCGCCGCATGCGGGTGGCGAGGGTCTCGAGCACCCGCCGCTCGCGCCACTGCAGCGTGCGCAGCTGCCACTCGCGGTCCAGCAGCTCGGCGGTCTCGTCGCGGCCCGGTGCCACCTCGGTGATCCGCCCCACCAGCTGGCGCGCCTGCGTGCGGCTGGCGAGGGTCGCCACGAGCTGCGCGGTCGCCGCGCGCGCGGTGCCGAGGGTGTCGAGGTCCTCGAAGGAGTCGCGGTAGGCGGTCAGCAGGCCCTTGGCGACCAGCTGCAGGAGCACGGTGTTGTCGCCCTCGAACGTCGTGAACACGTCCGTGTCGGCCTTCAGCTGCCCGAGCCGGTTCTCCGAGAGGTACCCCGCGCCGCCGCACGCCTCGCGCGCGGCCTGGATCGTCGCGC encodes:
- a CDS encoding NAD-dependent protein deacetylase; protein product: MAGADGATQRDLEQLTGLVAAGRVLVLSGAGMSTGSGIPDYRGPTGALRRHTPMTYQEFIGDREARRRYWARGFVGWRQVAAARPNPAHEAVAALQERGLVGTVVTQNVDGLHQAAGSPLVVELHGALDRVVCLDCGALLPRAQLDRRLRAANAEFDARAAELVAGRQVNPDGDVELPEDVVRCFQVVPCPVCEGGVLKPDVVFFGESVPRERVRRCFDLLASARSLLVLGSSLTVMSGYRFVRAAAKAGQPVAVVNAGATRGDGEASLKVDAPLAPTLQAVLAALDGSGAEGGGAVEGGEAVEGGRGVGRPGRGAVLAG